The Hyphomicrobium sp. MC1 genome window below encodes:
- a CDS encoding sulfonate ABC transporter substrate-binding protein, translated as MEFTRRTFGLAIMGAIALNIASPVARAEDKVIRIGYQKYGNAILLKAKGTLEPKLAAIGYKVTWTEFPFGPPLLEAINAGAIDFGHTGEAPPVFAQAAGSSIVYIANEPPAPDGEAILVPKDSPIKSVAELKGKKVAYAKGSNSNYFAVKALEKAGIKYGEFEPVHLAPADARAAFESGKVDAWAIWDPYYASAEAAGNARVLTTGKGIVSNHQFFLASKAYADANAKAIDVVLHELKAVDDWVKSNPKAAADQLSPPIGIPAPVLEAALVRQSYGIKPLDDAVIAEQQSIADQFHALGLLPKAIKVNEIVWRAGS; from the coding sequence CCCGTCGGACATTTGGATTGGCGATCATGGGCGCGATAGCACTCAACATCGCAAGCCCCGTCGCACGTGCCGAAGACAAGGTTATCCGCATTGGATATCAGAAGTACGGAAACGCGATCCTTCTGAAGGCCAAAGGGACGCTTGAGCCAAAACTCGCAGCCATTGGCTATAAAGTCACCTGGACTGAGTTCCCCTTCGGACCGCCGTTGCTCGAGGCGATCAATGCGGGTGCAATTGACTTCGGCCACACCGGCGAAGCGCCACCCGTGTTCGCTCAAGCCGCGGGAAGTTCGATTGTGTACATCGCGAACGAACCCCCAGCGCCCGATGGCGAGGCCATCCTCGTCCCGAAGGACAGCCCGATCAAATCGGTCGCCGAGCTGAAAGGCAAGAAAGTCGCCTACGCCAAGGGATCCAACTCGAATTATTTCGCGGTCAAGGCTTTAGAGAAGGCCGGTATCAAGTACGGCGAGTTCGAACCCGTCCATCTTGCGCCGGCAGATGCGCGCGCTGCGTTCGAAAGCGGAAAGGTCGACGCCTGGGCTATTTGGGATCCCTACTATGCGTCGGCTGAAGCTGCGGGTAATGCGCGCGTCCTCACCACCGGCAAGGGCATCGTCTCAAACCACCAGTTCTTCCTTGCGAGCAAGGCATACGCGGATGCCAACGCTAAGGCGATCGACGTCGTGTTGCACGAATTGAAAGCAGTCGACGACTGGGTGAAATCCAATCCAAAAGCAGCGGCAGACCAGTTAAGCCCGCCGATCGGCATTCCTGCGCCCGTCCTTGAAGCCGCACTTGTGCGCCAGTCCTATGGGATCAAGCCGCTCGACGATGCCGTCATTGCAGAACAGCAAAGCATTGCGGATCAGTTCCATGCTCTTGGTCTACTGCCAAAGGCGATCAAGGTGAATGAA